One genomic window of Methanosalsum zhilinae DSM 4017 includes the following:
- a CDS encoding DUF5371 domain-containing protein yields MKKIVHAQTVLPKEDLIALKQKCGESSTTDALSIAVYHYLECEYTDIGEKMWTKKIEEIVQKKKKDKEND; encoded by the coding sequence TTGAAGAAAATAGTACATGCACAAACAGTATTGCCCAAGGAAGATCTAATTGCCCTGAAGCAAAAATGCGGAGAATCGTCAACCACCGATGCCCTCAGCATTGCAGTGTACCATTATCTGGAGTGCGAGTATACAGATATCGGGGAAAAGATGTGGACTAAAAAGATCGAAGAAATTGTCCAGAAAAAAAAGAAGGATAAAGAAAACGATTAA